In Rubrivirga marina, the following are encoded in one genomic region:
- the ybeY gene encoding rRNA maturation RNase YbeY, which translates to MSPDGGPEAEGLEIHHEHETLRLDEDRVRAVVEAVCAGEGVEVVSLGVILGDHALVHELNREWLGHDYETDVVSFVLDEEAQADGQIDGEVYVDLDTAAERAPEFGVPTETEALRYVAHGVLHLCGHDDDTDEQRASMRALEDRYLKAAGI; encoded by the coding sequence GTGAGCCCCGACGGAGGCCCCGAGGCGGAGGGGCTGGAGATCCACCACGAGCACGAGACGCTCCGGCTGGACGAGGACCGCGTCCGCGCCGTCGTCGAGGCCGTGTGTGCCGGCGAGGGCGTCGAGGTGGTCAGCCTCGGCGTGATCCTGGGCGACCACGCGCTCGTCCACGAGCTCAACCGGGAGTGGCTCGGCCACGACTACGAGACCGACGTCGTGTCGTTCGTGCTCGACGAGGAGGCGCAGGCCGACGGACAGATCGATGGCGAGGTGTACGTCGACCTCGACACGGCGGCCGAGCGGGCGCCCGAGTTCGGCGTGCCGACGGAGACGGAGGCGCTCCGCTACGTGGCCCACGGCGTCCTCCACCTCTGCGGCCACGACGACGACACGGACGAGCAGCGCGCGTCGATGCGGGCCCTGGAGGACCGATATCTGAAGGCGGCGGGCATCTAG
- a CDS encoding methylenetetrahydrofolate reductase: MKVIEHYDRADGPLFSYEIIPPTRGSSVGDVLGVVEQLKPYDPPFIDVTSHSAEAVYEEMGDGTIRKRVKRKRPGTLGLCAAIQYRFGIDAVPHILCRGFTQEETEDALIELNYLGIHNLLAVRGDDTGVQKLVRPGRQQNAYACDLVAQIRAMNEGRYLEDLLDAAPSDFCIGVGGYPEKHADAPNMTWDVLNLKRKVDAGADYVVSQMFFDNRHYLGWIEKCRDVGIDVPIVPGLKILTSKRQLQSLPRSFHTEIPEALAAEVEAAKPEHVAEVGVEWARKQAEELLEAGVPGIHFYIMSTAKHVVRVAEPLRKLVG, encoded by the coding sequence ATGAAAGTCATCGAGCACTACGACCGCGCCGACGGTCCGCTCTTCTCGTACGAGATCATCCCGCCGACGCGGGGGAGCTCCGTCGGCGACGTGCTGGGCGTGGTCGAGCAGCTCAAGCCCTACGACCCGCCCTTCATCGACGTCACGAGCCACTCGGCCGAGGCGGTCTACGAGGAGATGGGCGACGGCACCATCCGCAAGCGGGTCAAGCGGAAGCGGCCCGGCACGCTGGGCCTGTGCGCGGCCATCCAGTACCGGTTCGGCATCGACGCCGTGCCCCACATCCTGTGCCGCGGGTTCACGCAGGAGGAGACCGAGGACGCGCTCATCGAGCTCAACTACCTCGGCATCCACAACCTCCTCGCCGTCCGCGGCGACGACACGGGCGTCCAGAAGCTCGTCCGTCCCGGCCGCCAGCAGAACGCCTACGCCTGTGACCTCGTGGCCCAGATCCGGGCGATGAACGAGGGCCGCTACCTCGAAGACCTCCTCGACGCCGCGCCGAGCGACTTCTGCATCGGCGTCGGCGGGTACCCCGAGAAGCACGCCGACGCGCCCAACATGACGTGGGACGTGCTGAACCTCAAGCGGAAGGTCGACGCCGGGGCCGACTACGTCGTCTCGCAGATGTTCTTCGACAACCGCCACTATCTCGGCTGGATCGAGAAGTGCCGCGACGTCGGCATCGACGTGCCGATCGTGCCGGGCCTCAAGATCCTGACGTCGAAGCGCCAGCTCCAGTCGCTCCCGCGCTCGTTCCACACCGAGATCCCGGAGGCGCTCGCGGCCGAGGTCGAGGCGGCCAAGCCCGAGCACGTGGCCGAGGTCGGCGTGGAGTGGGCGCGGAAGCAGGCCGAAGAGCTCCTCGAGGCGGGCGTCCCCGGCATCCACTTCTACATCATGTCGACGGCGAAGCACGTCGTCCGCGTGGCCGAGCCGCTGCGGAAGCTGGTGGGGTAG
- a CDS encoding cytochrome C oxidase subunit IV family protein, translating into MADHAHSEGHDEHTGHGSHHVFDAATLKKTFAILVGLTILTVVLALWERGFANVFGLELTYPALPVGFLSVPLALGIAATKVYWVASRFMGLKFETTKTNTLVFLGSTAFLLVFFGFTFLDFAFRGTFEELSAVPTDVLEEEALQAQETEAEIAEEFEAVPLVRETPDADLFGAPETDAAGSQALDAAVTTPSETATE; encoded by the coding sequence ATGGCAGACCACGCACACTCCGAGGGGCACGACGAGCACACCGGCCACGGCAGCCACCACGTGTTCGACGCGGCGACGCTGAAGAAGACGTTCGCGATCCTCGTCGGCCTCACGATCCTCACCGTCGTCCTCGCGCTCTGGGAGCGCGGCTTCGCCAACGTGTTCGGGCTGGAGCTGACGTATCCGGCTCTCCCCGTCGGCTTCCTGAGCGTCCCGCTCGCGCTCGGCATCGCCGCGACGAAGGTCTACTGGGTCGCCTCCCGGTTTATGGGGCTCAAGTTCGAGACCACCAAGACGAACACACTCGTCTTCCTGGGGAGCACGGCGTTCCTGCTCGTCTTCTTTGGGTTCACGTTCCTCGACTTCGCCTTCCGGGGCACGTTCGAGGAGCTCTCGGCCGTCCCGACCGACGTGCTCGAAGAGGAGGCGTTGCAGGCGCAGGAGACCGAGGCCGAGATCGCCGAGGAGTTCGAGGCGGTTCCGCTCGTCCGTGAGACGCCGGACGCCGACCTCTTCGGGGCGCCCGAGACCGACGCCGCGGGCTCGCAGGCGCTCGACGCCGCCGTGACCACGCCGTCTGAGACGGCCACCGAATAA
- a CDS encoding cytochrome c oxidase subunit 3: protein MATSHSVTVDDPHAAHGGDGHGHEEHMLVGHDGQLHPSRLQHFFVSSEQQFEASKLGMWLFLSTEILLFGGMFVAYGIFRVLYPELYEQASLQLDTVLGATNTLVLLLSSLTMAWAIRGAQMDNKKVLVGNLIATIVLASGFLVVKYFEYTHKFELGIWPGVNFELDEGTQRVSDLNGAVALTPLFTPASEDEGAPEVTGATEDAEVAEAESGALGAADAPLTGEDQAAPSGDADAVPDSPEATGASDAEAADLAASGGEGAATGEPAAVEAQGAGAALDAAAASDAAHANSDAPGELATAGVETEHGDDHGSGHGREGEIFSNRRAGIFFAIYYVMTGIHAIHIVIGIIAIGFLVFFAQRDHYSSVWYTPVENVGLYWHIVDIIWIFVFPLMYLI from the coding sequence ATGGCAACGTCCCACTCGGTCACGGTCGACGACCCGCACGCCGCCCACGGAGGCGACGGGCACGGGCACGAGGAGCACATGCTCGTCGGGCACGACGGCCAGCTCCACCCGTCGAGGCTCCAGCACTTCTTCGTCTCCTCCGAGCAGCAGTTCGAGGCGTCGAAGCTGGGCATGTGGCTGTTCCTGTCCACGGAGATCCTTCTGTTCGGCGGGATGTTCGTGGCCTACGGCATCTTCCGCGTCCTCTACCCGGAGCTCTACGAGCAGGCGAGCCTCCAGCTCGACACGGTCCTCGGCGCGACGAACACGCTCGTCCTCCTGCTCTCGTCGCTGACGATGGCCTGGGCGATCCGTGGGGCGCAGATGGACAACAAGAAGGTGCTCGTGGGAAACCTGATCGCCACGATCGTGCTGGCTTCGGGCTTCCTCGTGGTGAAGTATTTCGAGTACACCCACAAGTTCGAGCTCGGCATCTGGCCGGGCGTCAACTTCGAGCTGGACGAGGGGACGCAGCGGGTCAGCGACCTCAACGGCGCCGTCGCGCTGACGCCGCTCTTTACGCCGGCCAGCGAGGACGAGGGCGCCCCCGAGGTGACCGGGGCCACCGAGGACGCCGAGGTGGCCGAGGCCGAGTCCGGCGCGCTCGGCGCGGCCGACGCACCCCTCACGGGCGAGGACCAGGCCGCGCCGTCCGGCGACGCGGACGCCGTTCCCGACAGCCCGGAGGCCACGGGCGCGTCCGACGCCGAGGCGGCCGATCTCGCCGCGAGCGGGGGCGAGGGCGCCGCGACCGGGGAGCCGGCGGCGGTCGAGGCCCAAGGTGCTGGGGCCGCGCTCGACGCGGCGGCCGCCTCCGACGCCGCGCACGCCAACAGCGACGCGCCCGGCGAACTGGCGACGGCCGGCGTGGAGACCGAACACGGCGACGACCACGGGAGCGGCCACGGGCGCGAGGGCGAGATCTTCTCGAACCGCCGCGCCGGCATCTTCTTCGCCATCTACTACGTGATGACGGGGATCCACGCCATCCACATCGTGATCGGCATCATCGCGATCGGCTTCCTGGTGTTCTTCGCCCAGCGCGACCACTACTCCAGCGTGTGGTACACCCCGGTCGAGAACGTGGGCCTCTACTGGCACATCGTCGACATCATCTGGATTTTCGTCTTCCCCCTCATGTACCTGATCTGA